Part of the Siniperca chuatsi isolate FFG_IHB_CAS linkage group LG6, ASM2008510v1, whole genome shotgun sequence genome, GCTCCCATCAGTTTAAAGGCTTATGGTGTGCAGTATGTTGACTAAGCCGTGTGTTTCTCCGCCGCCAGGAAACTCTGCTTAAGCTGGACTTAGACAGTGAATGAAGAAGGTGTGACACAGATAGTCAGCTGACTGGGCTTCACCTGGTGCCGTCTCAACCCCCGCAGTGACCTCAGGGCTGACAGGACGACAAGACAACAAACCCAGCTGGTCACTCTGTCGCGTCCCAGTTCCCTCTGGAGGTTAAAATCAATCAAGAAATTACTCAGTGGGTTCATCTGAGTTCAGATGGGGAAAAGGCTTTCAAACACTCACTTCTGttgttctgcttttctttttcttctgacaCTAAACAAAattttgggttttagactgcgGAACAAAACAGGCAATTGTGAGACTGCATTTTTCAGACCAGATTGTGTTGCAGTCCTAAATGtaaaatttttttattattattattattgcactttctctctcaatttttttaatgtttatttcatcTTGTTGCAATTCCCAAAACTTTTTCAGTATTATGGATGGTTTTTACTTTCCAACATCTAACAGGgatatcatgttttttttcttacgAAAAACTGGCGTTCCATTGGTTTGTTCTTGGCCTTCAGGATTTTCACACTCTTGGTTTGTATGAGACTGTGGTCAGAGAGATGCATTATTGCATTGTGAATGTATGCTTCCCTTTGCTCCATGAATTGGATTATGTACTGAAGGAAAAATGGAGAGTGTCTGCACACTGgattaaagcaatagtttaTTTAGGGAAATAAACTTAAGTCCTTTCTTGCcaagagatgagaagattgataccgctctcatatagatacagtaaatatgaagcctggagtctctgctggttgcctggcaacctcgcAGTGAAGACCAGACTgcaggaagtcactgcttcCAGCCAAAAAATAAGACGGAAATAAGAAGACcacaacatttcattttttacacttcggtttttgtaccgattaaacaagataaaacatgttaattactgagctttagagatgctggtaggtgaaAtctattacctttggacagagccaggctagctgtttccccattttctagtctttatgttaagctaagctgaCCAGCTGCTAGCTCctgtttcatatttattgtacagatatgaaagtgatatcgatcttcttGTCTTACTCTCTTTTTTAGACCAGTTAAGTTTTGGGAGCTTTAATCCAGCATGCAGttattctctgtttttccttcatTGACTCTCTTATCCTGTACCTTACCTACAGTAAATATAGGACAGGATGTGCACACAACTACCTGTTACTTGTATTATCTAAAGTTCAAAAGCTGGCTGTGATAAATTATGCAGCATTGATTGTGTCTTTTTGCAATCTAAAAGTTCATTTGAAGTGGCCTTTTAAAGTTTAATCAATAGATCAAAGCAAAGTTTGTTGTAAGAAATGATCTGGTAGTGAACCTTAATTCTCAGTAAATCTTTGTACTGCGGTATTTGATGTTATAGGAATAGTAATACTTTTTTGAAATTTGCTTGtctttcttgccaagaattagatgagaagatcgataccactttcatgtctgtaaaataaataaatgaagcctcagccagttagcttagcttagcacaactgctggaaacaggggaaacagcaagCTTGCCTCTGTCCAACGGTAACTTTGTCCGGCACATAGCTCCCAGTGGAACCGGAccagtcatttttacactttggttttcgtacagattaaacaaatgcgatacaatgtttttgtttattagtgagctttagaggcagtgctggtaggcaggttttggacagagccaagctagctgtttccccctgtttccagtctttatgctaagctaagctaactggcagTGGTACCGATCTTCTTGTTTAACTGTAagaaagcgtatttcccaaaatgtcaaactattacaaATATCTGTATGAGTACTAATGCTTGAAAAAAATTGCTTGTCCAATGGCAATAATATTGTAATGTAGTTAGTGATTAAAGTGTCagtgaagaggaaaagaggattTCTTTACTTACAGGTTTGGTGTTTTGATTGTTTCTGAGCACTGGTGCTACACTGGAAacaaaagtttttgttttgttaaatgtgtCGTGGAGGTTTGGTTTTGCTCTTGTGCACAGAGCCTGGTTAGTGTTGGAGTGAATGTTTTGTTGATGGACCTGCCTTGTTTGAATTTAgtctttctgtgttgtttttgtgataGTCTCAAAGATCATACATCTGTTGGACAGATAAAAATCCATCAGCACTAATTGAGAGATAATTCTGTAAGTGTGCTCAGACTGCTGAGTTGTGTGGttggtatttatttttaaggaagggttttatttatttttgggcAGCATTGCAGTCGTACTGAATTTGCACCATGGATAAAACTGTTctgtaaataaatcaaataaagaatttaatgttttttcctatatttgtttttaaatgttaagtCCTCTCTTCTCTGCATCTGAGACTATAAAATCCTAGTGTGTTACATTGAGAGAAGTCAAGTAGTTTATATACCACTATGTAAACTACATTGACAGAAGTCAAGTAGTATATATACCACTATGTAAACGTAATTACCTGAGTATTATTTGAATCCATGTATGACAAAGCAAACGCGATACGTCATGAGCCCCAGCATGGGGAAACAATAGAGTTATACTGGAGCAAATGGTCTTTGATTaatcactgtgagcatgttaataGGTGAAACATCGGAGAGGGCCGTCATGAAGAGTTAATCATCatactctgttttctgttctttacCGCTGTCAAAAAGAGATGAGAACTTGATAGACCACAGAACAGCCAGTAGAACCTGTGTTGGTACATTAACTACTGCTGCTCCCCTGCTGATCTAATTTAATCCTCATTCAAATAAGTGACTGATTAAAGTATTCCTCAACTCATTCACCAAGCACTTAGATACTGTATACAGTGTTCCAGTATAAGAGTTTACAGCAATAAACTGTTGAAAATGATCCAACAAACTGTCTGTGTTGCAACAGTAGCACTTGTTATCTTAGTGGGTTACTGTTTGCCTTACTCACTGACATTAGCAGATGATTAAAATTAGAtttccaaatgtatttattataacACTTTTCCAAACAGTATTGCAAAGTGGATTTGAGTAAAACAATGCTAATGAAGTAACAAATGgtaagtgtaaaataaaacaaaatgtagtaaaacacagttgttataatgtaaaatatgtcttcataggagatgTTATAATTGCTGACAAATATTCTACatcaataaacacttaaaatgccCTTATCTGTGTACAACGACAtcatagtgtgttataaaccatttattaaatgtttgcatACTGCTTAGAAAtgcttaaagtaaagtgttaccaaaatgGTAGGAGAGATAGTTAGACAGTTGGGAGAAACAGAAGGCCATAAGGTATAAATCAGTTTTGGAGAGAGATTTAAAATAggcactaactttgtctgcctgaGACTCCTTGGCAGGAAGCTTGAGGGGCTCAGACAACAGAATCTTGATTTTGAACCACTGTTttcaaaaaatgaacaaaaacaaaataaacatttatccAGCTGTTTCTTCATGTGGTTAAGATTAATGAAGACCACCAGTGTAGATAAGATGAGCACAGAAAAGGCCACCACTATCAACATGACAACAAATCAAATTTCATGTCATATAGTATCTTATCTTGACATATTCAGTCTGCAGATCCAAGATGGAAGAATTTGCTGActaacacacattttctgtttccttgAACAACGCCACTCAAGGCATCATGCATTACTGTAAGTCTGTATAAAATATTGGGATGTAGTTTTATAGCAGCCTTTTTCCATCCTTGTGACTCAAGTTCCAGGTATAATCTGTAGATAATTTGTTTGGAACACCTTTAGCTGAAACATTAATGCCTTTAGGGCACACAGTAGCACACTTGACAGCTGTCCAAAGAGGTCAGTGGTATTAGTTTTCTAAGGTTTATGAGACCTTGACTGGTTATATGGACAATTTGATCTTCTCACATTCTTACTGTGTACAGACTGTGTTAATGTTTGCACtctgtcatgtgtgtgtttatagttttCCATTAAATCTGGCCAGTCCCTCTGTCCCTGGCACATATAATCTGATGATCAGTTGCAAGGCCAGTCAAGTAGGTTGGCTGGAGAAGAGTCGATTAAGCTGAGGGGAATCACCTTCAaatgatttgtgatttgtgaattTAAATAATGCATAAACTGGGTGCTCTCTCTTCTGGCTGCTGATGTTGTCTTTCCTGGTTAAATATAGGTTAaatgaaatatctgaaaaaagtACAAGAACCTCATAAGAGATAGTCTCCATTAGGATTTAGTCTCAGCTTTTGATGACTTACTGTAGCTTTATGCTATTCTACAGTGGTGTAGAAatcttcctgatttcttatttttttgcatgtttgtcacacttaaatgtttcagatcatcaaacaaatttaaatattagtcaaagataacacaagtaaacacaaaatgcagtttttaaatgaagtttgttattattaaggggaaacaaaatccaaacctacatggccctgtgtgaaatagtgattgcccccctaaacctaataactggttgggccacccttagcagcaacaactgcaatcaagcgtttgcgataacttacaatgagtcttttacagcgctgcgCCCACTcactttgcagaattgttgtaattcagccacatttgagggttttcgagcatgaactgcctttttaaggtcatgccataGCTTCTCAGATCTAACGAAGAGTGACGAGATAAAGAGCCAACTGAGACCTTATGCTATGTCTTTGAATtaccttttattattatttcatttcctCATTCTACTCTTATAATGCTTAACTTATAAGAAACTATTTTGAATGACTACTTTTAGTTGGCTCTTTGTCTCGTCACTTCAAAATCCTTAAATCAACTTTGTTTCCTAATCCCGCCTCCCCTCTATTTTTACAAGTGCTTAAGGAAAAGGTACCAATGAGATTAAATGGATGACATCCCTGCTGCTTGCCCTTGATCTAGAAGTCTGGTGTATTAAATGCCTATCTATTGTACTCACAGTAAGTCAGAGAGGGGaagctcttcctctctctggaCTACAAGCCCCAACTGAGccagaaaaacagaagaatCTGCTATTCACTGGGATATCAGTTCCTGCAGGACCAGACACAATCTTTCTGATCTTTCAGCAAGATACCATGTGTTGCTAGTATCTTTTTCCtgaagtgtttcctgtttgtttgtttttttcactggcTTCCTTCCTTGAAACACAGTTGCTATGGCTTCAGAGAATCTTCAGCTGCAGAGATGTATGCAAAACCGCCGCTCAACTGTCAACTGTCTGTCAAAGGATATAGAGGACAACAAAACATTCCCATTTTCTCAGGAGAAAACAGTCAAAGCATGGAGATCTCTGGAGAATCTGGACAGTCCTGGCATCAAAGCAGAGTGCCCCAAAGTAGAGGACAGACCTGAATGGCAACAGAGCATCAATGTTAATGTTGGGGGGAAAGTGTTTCATATCCCCAAACAGTGTGCTGTTAAATATCCTAAAACCCGGATAGGCTCATTGGCCCTCTGCAGGGACCGAGCAAAACTCCTCACACTGTGCGACGACTACTCTGTGCGCAAGAACGAGTTCTTCTTTGACCGTGACCCTGTCTTCTTCCACCACATCTGCCATTTCTACACAAGTGGATTGCTGTGGGTCATACAGGAAATGTGCCCCATCAACTTCGAGGAGGAGATCGCATACTGGGGCCTGAGTCTGAAGGACACCCAGCTCTGCTGCTGGATGCTGTTCGAGGAGAGGGTCGACGAGGTAAAGGACAACCTGAAGGTGGACAGAGAGCTTATGGCTGAGATTGAGGTGAAGTATGATGACAAGTGTTTCAAGGACATGATCTTTGGTAATATGCGGAAGACTATATGGAACGTGGTGGAGGATCCGTACTCTTCACCTCTGGCAAAGACTTTCACTGTGCTCTCCAACCTTTTTGTGCTCTTCTCCATCGCTGCAATGACTCTCAACACTGTGGAGGAACTTCAAACATATAGAATCAACAACAAAACGCACATGGAATGGGTGGAGATCATCACCATTGTGTTCTTCacttttgaatatttaattcgCCTTGTCACCACTCctaacatcaaaatgtttttgaagaGTGGACTCAACTTCGTGGACATGGTGGCAGTCATGCCTTATTTCATGCAGATCGTATTCAAAGCCTTTACAGACACTGATGACATGAATGCACAGAAAGACCTCACGGCCATGGCTCAGGTCAGCAAGCTCAGCCACGTCCTCAAAGTCGTCAAGCTGCTGCGGATCTTTCGGATTTTGAAGCTGGCTCGACACTCGACTGGCATGAGAGCGTTTGGGTTCACTCTGCGGCAGTGTTACCAGCAGGCCTCTTGCATTTTACTCTTCATTGCCATGGGAATCTTCACTTTCTCTGCTCTCCTTCATTCAGCAGAGAGGGAAACTGAGGGATCTCCTATCAGCAGTATCCCATATGCCTGGTGGTGGGCTGCAGTGAGTAACAGTAGCTGAATAACTCAATGTCATACTCCATGCTCTTCTAGACTTCAGATTTTATCCTAATCCACAAACATCTGCCCATACACctttgtcttcttcctctgcatATGCCTGCTGTAGAAGACAAAGATGTGATATAGTCAGCACTGCCACTAGAAAAAGGAAACTAATAGGAAAGTCATGGTTTTTATTCCAACCTCCACAGCAGCTTGTTTCACTTCTGCAGGCTCTTCtaagaaaatgaaaatctttTGCTCAAGAGCACCTCAAGATTAACCTTACATAAACATACCATTTATGTTACTATTTATATTATTAACTGACTGTGctttaaacaaaaacttaatAACGTTAATGctaaaaaatgcattaaacttGCTATGTGCAAGCAGCTATTTGCAACAATAAACAATTTCTTCTTCCAttaatttcttctttgtttaattaaaacaaactgtggGACAGATACCACTATTTGCAGTCTGAGTGTAAACAGCTTATTTCCTTTGTGAAACGGGTCTCAGGGCCTTTTTGCTGCACTTGTGACTCCTCCTGTTTTGTTTGGGCACATGCATGGAGGCACGTAAGATATAAGGAAGCATTAATCAGTTACAAGGACTGCAGCACAAGGGAATTACGATCTCTAAGACTGGGCCAACATTACTCAATCCTGGAAGTTTCTTAGATAATGGTTTATACTAGTCAGCAAGATTTGAAAATAGTTGACTAAACATCAATAATCAGCTTTCCCCATCATGCCTATAATTAAGCTTATAATGCTTCAGAAATTAAGCATTATGAGCTTAATATCAAGAAAAGCCACTATTTTGCAGATTTATGAAACACTGTGTTAATGCATCTGGGCTTATGGCCAATTTAGTAATTATAAGCAACATATAAACAttgaataaatggtttataacacactgtaatgtaGCTCTAAacagatataaggacattttaagtgttacTTAATGTACATGTGCATTTGTCAACAATAATGTgtcctatgaagacatattttatattattacatcagtgttttactatattgtcattcattgtcCATTTATACACCAGTTCCATTAATGGGTACCCAGTTGAGGAGTTcaagttgttgacaaatacattaataaacatttacatcTGCTTACTACATTAtggtgtgttataaaccatgtattaaatgtttatatactgcttataataattataaatagggagggttaaaataaagtgtttccaaaatgataaaaaaagtaAACCCTGCTGTTCCTTGTTAAAAGCATAGATTAAAACCAGCTATTTGAAGCTACATGAATCACCTGCTTGAATTTTAACCCTCAGTGATGCAATTCTGTGTCTCAGTATCTCTGAATTGGGCCACAGcaataaaaaacatgattagCTCATTTGAAACTTGCAGCTGCATGACACTCCTTTACCTGCTTAGTGGGCATGTTATGAGTACTGGCTGGAGGCAGAGAGTGGACATTCCCTCTTGCAGGGCTCTGGTCTCTGAATATTGGTTTAGTGGGAGTGGCAGCCTGGTTGTACAGATTAACGTCTCAGAAAGTTCTCATCTTTGAACGTCTCACATAAACAGCTGTTGTGCACTGTAAAAATCCCCTTGCTTTGCAAACATGATCAAAGATATTTCGTTCAGGCAtatttcattttgacaataaaGTGGTATAAGAAAAACTGGAAGTGGACTTGATTTGCTTCAACAATTAATAAAATCCTTCCAGTTACGCCAGTTTAGCTGCATTTCAACTAGAAAGGTTCCACTCAGGAGATAAGAAATTTCAGTTTGAAGAACCTCTGTTGTATTACCTTAAACTAGTTTAATTCACTTTTAGCTCATTCTTCTAATCATCATGAAGAATCATATTATAGTGaagaaaatgttaatgaaaaCTGAATAATATGGGACTGTTCACTTTTCTCTCTTAGGTCAGCATCTCTACCGTGGGCTACGGGGATGTGGTTCCTGTGACTGTCCTGGGCCGCATTGTGGCCTTTGGCTGCATCTCATTTGGTATCATCCTCAACGGCATGCCGATCTCTTTCCTCTTTAACAAGTTCTCTGATTACTATGCCAAGCTAAAAGCCCAGGAGTACAACACTACCTTAGTGCAGCGGCGCTTTCAGCTGAAGAGGCGCATCCAACACAAAAtggacaaaatgtgttttcatccCTTGGAGGAAGATGCTGGTACAGACAGCCGCTGCACATGCCCACACTGAGTGAATCTTAAAATGCAAAGTGATAATTTATGGGGTGTCttcagtgtgaatgtgttgcTTGGTAAACTTGAAACAGAATCTTCATGAATGACAATGTGTTAGGTACAGGGGAAATAATCTAACAATAAATGAAAGTACAAAGAGGATGTACTACTTAAAATTAAAGTCAACATTTGGGAACGGCTTGACAGTGAAAGAAACATTCTGGTTAAAAGAAGATAACTTGAGTTCTTCACATGGTGGAGGATGATGAGGAATACCACTTTTTGTTGGATGGATGTATGgattttttaacatgttttccttttgggttgaattattttgatttattggGGTTAGCTTGCCTAACTTGTCCTGTTAAAATTCctctttttgaatattttgtcaaatgtttctACATTAAGATAGACATGAAACCTGAACGCTGGGCATTGTACATTGACATCTG contains:
- the LOC122878172 gene encoding potassium voltage-gated channel subfamily V member 2-like, producing MASENLQLQRCMQNRRSTVNCLSKDIEDNKTFPFSQEKTVKAWRSLENLDSPGIKAECPKVEDRPEWQQSINVNVGGKVFHIPKQCAVKYPKTRIGSLALCRDRAKLLTLCDDYSVRKNEFFFDRDPVFFHHICHFYTSGLLWVIQEMCPINFEEEIAYWGLSLKDTQLCCWMLFEERVDEVKDNLKVDRELMAEIEVKYDDKCFKDMIFGNMRKTIWNVVEDPYSSPLAKTFTVLSNLFVLFSIAAMTLNTVEELQTYRINNKTHMEWVEIITIVFFTFEYLIRLVTTPNIKMFLKSGLNFVDMVAVMPYFMQIVFKAFTDTDDMNAQKDLTAMAQVSKLSHVLKVVKLLRIFRILKLARHSTGMRAFGFTLRQCYQQASCILLFIAMGIFTFSALLHSAERETEGSPISSIPYAWWWAAVSISTVGYGDVVPVTVLGRIVAFGCISFGIILNGMPISFLFNKFSDYYAKLKAQEYNTTLVQRRFQLKRRIQHKMDKMCFHPLEEDAGTDSRCTCPH